One Dioscorea cayenensis subsp. rotundata cultivar TDr96_F1 chromosome 19, TDr96_F1_v2_PseudoChromosome.rev07_lg8_w22 25.fasta, whole genome shotgun sequence genomic window, acaaaagtacactttaatattaaatttaaaaagaaaaagaacaataaaaacaaggaaaaaaaaaaaagaaaaattcaccGATCAAAAACGCCCATAGTGTAAATCAAAGGAGCAGGCATGTGTAATGACAGACACTGAGATGAAAAATCTTATTCAGTAGGGATGGAGATGCATGGGATTTGTGACAGACGAGTGGGTCCCGGTTCAGTCCGGTTCGGTCCGGTCAGATTCGATCCGGTCCAAAACATCACGGAACACTGACCCGGCTCTTCATCCAATGCATGAGATGATCACGAGACCTCATTGTCTCACCCCTCTCACATCATACCATACCCTAAACTTGTCTTACAAAGAATCTCTCCCCATTCCCATATGACAACCAACTTATTTTGGCATAAACCCTAGACGGCATAATGCTCTTTCATTCCATGCAAGCCcttattctcatatatatatttgagctCTTGTACGTAAGATGGATGATAACCTCAAACACAAAATACATTAATGAACGAGTTACCTACCTCCTGAAGAATGGAGTACTTGTGGGAATAAAGCCAATCTAGCAAAATCCACCAAATCTAGGGAATGGACTTGAGAACAATGAGAAGGATGATatgtcctatatatatatacatgtataaattgataatttgttGTGAAAAGAATATAGTTTTAGTTGGTCTTGAGTGAATAATTTATCTACTTAAAGAAGAGTTTATGAGTTtgctaattaatatattttgcccatatttatttacaagaaaaaaagaaagattgtagggcacaacaaatttttaatcttGATCTTGAACTATCAAGCTAAGCATCTCTAATATGACTCGAACtaaataagatttattttataataacagCAGGATAAACGAAAGAAGAGAGAacctataatatttttttttgataatagaCATGTTGCATTTTATTGTTCACTATTATAAAATCGCTTTTAGTATGCCTTATTACCAAGATGATTATATTAGCTTTCTTTTATCTAAATCTTTAATTAGTATAGCATCTTCAagcattcaaataataaaataagatattagCTAGGCATTTGTAGATAAACATCAGCTAAAAAAAGGATGTCCTCCCCCggcttataataataatagtagtataagtttgaatttaaaaactCATAGGTTATCTTTTCATTAACTATATTTTATTCCTATTACATTATCCCAtgatgttttaaaataaataatacatcttTAACATGAGAGATAAGTCATTATTCTATAGGGAACTACATGAGAAAGAAGGAATCCTACATGGCTAAATGTGCATGCATTTATCAGATTATATAATTCTTGCGATggaattgattaattaatttgtttattattgggAGCATGCAATTGCCAATCATGGTATATATCACATAGGGAGCCACATAATATGCTACCAATACATGCCTCCACTCATTTAATGTGAGATAAGCATTGAAGATCATATCATATAAGTTTTTCAAAATCCATGAGCAATAATATGTctcatacataaatataaaaccaTCATGgataacaagaaagaaaccaCATCAGGAGATGCTTGCAAAGTTATATATATCTCATACATTTGTCAAGCAATTACAGTGAAAGAGGTtaaccaaaaatagaaaaaattagaGAGGGCCaatgtaattatttatgtaGAAGAATCCCTCTCAAGAGCATTACATCTTGAGCCCCTCTAGGAAGAAtacaagataaagaaaataagaagaagaagaaaagcaaaataataaagactaaaaaaaaaagagaaaagaaaaaagtgaagGCGGTGGAGAGAGATgaagtttttccttttttgttttcaaacttgCACAACTAGTCCTAGGCTCTGAGAGAGTCTGAGAGAGAGGAAACACAAGTAGATAGCTAGAAGACCTATGCCTAGGACTCGATCAAGCTTCATCTCCTTTCTTGGAAGTATAACCAGAGCCCAAAGCAAGCCTCCAATCATAAACCCCAAAATCTCAAACAAAGGAGGACCCACAGGGATCACAAAAGGAGCTGGATGAACAGTCCAAGCTGAAACCACCAAGGACAGACCTAAACCAGCCAAAGTATTGAATATAGGACCAGCATAGCACCCTGAGATTGCAATCTGGGCTCCATCTTGCCCTCCATTCATGGCCATTGCCACATTTGCTATCAAGTCACCAATGGAGTTCCCCCATGCAAGCACTGTTAACCCTAGTATTGAAGGACTTATCCCAAACACATAACCTAAGGAGACCAACAACCCCACAAGCTCCTCAGCTATGATGTATGTCCACAGGACACTCATCAGGAACCCTCCAGCCAGCCATGGGAACAAACACTTCTTTGGAGGACTGGCTTTCTTTGTTGTATGCAATGCCATTAAACCTAAAACCAAACCAATCAATGCACCATAGAGATATATTGTTAGACCTTCTTTGGTTCCCATACCTACTCCTCTTTTTGTGTTCCATAGCGTTGCTATTAACAATGGTGCAATTGAAGCTGATGCAACTGCAAATGGCCTGGACCATCTTTCTTCTGTGATATCTGGTATTGTTATCCTTCTCGGCAGGTAAAGCGGCATGTCAATGAGGTACAGAAACCATGCAACGTAGCTTGTTGCTCTCTCATTGAAACCAAAGCAATTTGAACTTGGtctctcttgttcttgttcttcacttTCCGTAGCTTCTTTCGCTATCGACACTGGCTCATCGAGTTCTTTTGCATCGAGTATTGGCACGACAAGCTCTTCGTACTTGTCACCACAAAAATGCGTCGCCGAAATGATGGAAACATAGATGAAATAAAGTGAAGTGAATGCCATTGCACCCCAAATTGTGATCTTGCCA contains:
- the LOC120284134 gene encoding cation/calcium exchanger 1-like — encoded protein: MAFVFSENLKVFINTSFLLLLCFFFTSQIRSPSASFDLTSYSIPKGDGCVGLQRLKDPYAKCLYLKTHLPCVSQGYVNYLYIFHCVCGGHPALGYAILALWLLILFYLLGNTASQYFCSSVESLSRELKLSPTIAGVTLLSLGNGSPDVFASIVSFRAGSGEVGLSSVLGGAFFVSCVVVGIINICAASLRSEIRIDRSSFIRDVCFFIAVLSSLLGILIAGKITIWGAMAFTSLYFIYVSIISATHFCGDKYEELVVPILDAKELDEPVSIAKEATESEEQEQERPSSNCFGFNERATSYVAWFLYLIDMPLYLPRRITIPDITEERWSRPFAVASASIAPLLIATLWNTKRGVGMGTKEGLTIYLYGALIGLVLGLMALHTTKKASPPKKCLFPWLAGGFLMSVLWTYIIAEELVGLLVSLGYVFGISPSILGLTVLAWGNSIGDLIANVAMAMNGGQDGAQIAISGCYAGPIFNTLAGLGLSLVVSAWTVHPAPFVIPVGPPLFEILGFMIGGLLWALVILPRKEMKLDRVLGIGLLAIYLCFLSLRLSQSLGLVVQV